A region from the Janthinobacterium agaricidamnosum genome encodes:
- a CDS encoding uroporphyrinogen-III synthase: MPDTVVITRPAAQAGPLAARIAALGLPVQLLPLLEIHALDGADECAQLHAVLARLVDYDLVAFVSPNAIDCVFAHLSAWPPGVPLAVVGEGSRMALAAHGVTDANASITSPLDTARSDSEHLLLALDLPALRGKRVLIVRGDGGRDYLADGLRAAGAEVEFVTAYRRQVPKLTPALRATLEKLLQHNNDWIITSSEALRGLLALLEELDAEKTAVVKMQQQHLIVPHARIAQTAAALGFARVTLTGSGDAGVLAALQSRP; the protein is encoded by the coding sequence ATGCCTGACACGGTGGTGATCACGCGGCCCGCGGCGCAAGCGGGGCCGCTGGCCGCCAGGATCGCGGCGCTGGGCTTGCCCGTGCAACTGTTGCCGCTGCTGGAAATCCACGCGCTCGACGGCGCAGATGAATGCGCGCAGCTGCACGCCGTGCTGGCGCGTCTGGTCGATTACGACCTGGTGGCCTTCGTCTCGCCGAACGCCATCGATTGCGTCTTTGCGCACCTGTCCGCCTGGCCGCCAGGCGTGCCGCTGGCCGTCGTGGGCGAGGGCAGCCGGATGGCCTTGGCCGCGCATGGCGTCACGGATGCGAATGCCAGCATCACCAGTCCGCTCGACACGGCGCGCAGCGATTCCGAACATTTATTGCTGGCGCTGGACTTGCCGGCCCTGCGCGGCAAGCGCGTGCTGATCGTGCGCGGCGACGGCGGACGCGATTACCTGGCCGACGGCTTGCGCGCCGCTGGCGCCGAAGTCGAGTTCGTCACAGCCTACCGCCGCCAGGTGCCCAAGCTGACGCCGGCCTTGCGGGCGACCCTGGAAAAGCTGTTGCAGCATAATAATGACTGGATCATCACCAGCTCGGAAGCGCTGCGCGGTTTGCTGGCGCTTCTTGAGGAATTGGATGCTGAAAAGACGGCTGTTGTGAAAATGCAACAGCAACATCTGATCGTGCCGCACGCCCGCATTGCACAAACGGCGGCGGCCCTGGGTTTTGCCCGTGTCACCCTGACAGGATCAGGCGACGCAGGAGTGCTCGCCGCGTTACAATCACGACCATGA
- a CDS encoding uroporphyrinogen-III C-methyltransferase, with product MNEMPTLSEPNATPGSAVKTAPQAADQPAGRAPTLLEQLQKPMSIAVIVLAVLLAAQSWSSSKQIRNLREEVAKRLQKGDVSNAETGVLARTVQEGTKELEIKVGALENRQSETQSQQLALEQLYNDLSKNRDEWALTEIEQVLSTASQQLQLAGNVPGALIALQNADRSLSRSDKPQFITIRRAIGRDMEKLKALPSVDSTGVALRLDAVIAQVDSLPMLSDETPALPAAPEKPGKAKPVRDASGKLVGPPAPEPLLQKVRDGFNTWSGDMWADVRQLIRIRRVDTPEALMLSPTQSYFLRENVKLRLLNARMALLSRNETAFRNDLIAAQDALAKYFDTRAKSTQTAQALLRQVQGSNLAIEMPTLSDSLTAVRNYKAKS from the coding sequence ATGAACGAAATGCCTACACTCTCCGAACCGAATGCAACGCCTGGCAGCGCCGTGAAGACGGCGCCGCAGGCGGCCGACCAACCTGCCGGCCGCGCGCCGACCTTGCTGGAACAGCTGCAAAAGCCCATGAGCATCGCCGTCATCGTGCTGGCCGTGCTGCTGGCGGCGCAAAGCTGGTCGTCCAGCAAGCAGATCCGCAACCTGCGCGAAGAAGTGGCCAAGCGCCTGCAAAAGGGCGATGTCAGCAACGCCGAAACGGGCGTGCTGGCGCGCACCGTGCAAGAAGGCACGAAAGAGCTGGAAATCAAGGTGGGTGCGCTGGAAAACCGCCAGAGCGAAACGCAAAGCCAGCAGCTGGCCCTGGAACAACTGTATAACGACTTGTCGAAGAATCGCGACGAGTGGGCGCTGACGGAAATCGAGCAAGTGCTGTCGACGGCCAGCCAGCAGCTGCAGCTGGCCGGCAACGTGCCCGGCGCGCTGATCGCCCTGCAAAACGCGGACCGCAGCCTGTCACGTTCCGACAAGCCGCAATTCATCACCATCCGCCGCGCCATCGGGCGCGACATGGAAAAACTCAAGGCCCTGCCCAGCGTCGATTCGACGGGCGTGGCCCTGCGTCTCGACGCCGTGATCGCCCAGGTCGATTCCTTGCCGATGCTGTCCGACGAAACGCCGGCCTTGCCGGCCGCGCCGGAAAAACCGGGCAAGGCCAAGCCCGTGCGCGATGCCAGCGGCAAGCTGGTGGGTCCTCCGGCGCCGGAACCGCTGCTGCAAAAGGTGCGCGACGGCTTCAATACCTGGAGCGGCGACATGTGGGCCGACGTGCGCCAATTGATCCGTATTCGCAGAGTCGATACGCCGGAAGCGCTGATGCTGTCGCCGACGCAATCGTATTTCTTGCGCGAAAACGTCAAGCTGCGCTTGCTCAATGCCCGCATGGCCTTGTTGTCGCGCAATGAAACGGCGTTCCGCAACGACTTGATCGCCGCGCAGGATGCGCTGGCCAAGTATTTCGACACCCGCGCCAAGAGCACGCAGACGGCGCAAGCCCTGCTGCGCCAGGTGCAGGGCAGCAACCTGGCCATCGAAATGCCAACCTTGTCCGACAGCCTGACTGCTGTGCGCAACTACAAAGCGAAGTCCTGA
- a CDS encoding heme biosynthesis protein HemY: MRLFLWLLALMAAAIGIAVTARFNPGNVVLFYPPYRIDLSLNFFLLLQVVLFVLLYLLVRAVRATVRMPAQVAAYRQRKRERDGNKGLREALKALFEGRFGHAEKAALRAAELDENAGLAALIGARAAHRMRQSERRDSWLARVEGDASLKTARLMTVTELLVDDHQPEAALAAVRELNASGTRHIHALQWSLKAEQQAKNWPEVLRLVRSLDKHRALHPALSSRLRELAYDHLLSDPSHDAESLLRVWSTVPSADRVKPYIACRAATALNARGLHDEARLVCEESLAADWDERVVRAYREAAAPSGTPALLLQIEHCEQWLKQRPLDAELALTLGTLCLKQKLWGKAQRHLEQALSDANEPQMVRDAHLKLAQMHDALQQTEQAAAHYRQCALATIL; encoded by the coding sequence ATGCGTCTATTTCTCTGGTTACTCGCCCTGATGGCTGCGGCGATCGGTATCGCCGTGACGGCCCGATTCAACCCTGGCAACGTGGTGCTGTTCTATCCGCCGTACCGCATCGATTTGTCGCTGAACTTCTTCCTGCTGCTGCAGGTCGTGCTGTTCGTGCTGCTGTACCTGCTGGTGCGCGCCGTGCGCGCCACCGTGCGCATGCCGGCGCAAGTGGCGGCCTACCGCCAGCGCAAGCGTGAGCGCGATGGCAACAAGGGTTTGCGCGAAGCCTTGAAAGCCCTGTTCGAAGGCCGTTTCGGCCATGCAGAGAAGGCCGCCTTGCGCGCCGCCGAACTGGACGAAAACGCCGGCCTGGCCGCGCTGATCGGCGCGCGCGCCGCGCACCGCATGCGCCAGTCCGAACGCCGCGACAGCTGGCTGGCCCGCGTCGAAGGCGACGCCAGCCTGAAGACGGCCCGATTGATGACGGTGACGGAATTGCTGGTCGACGACCACCAGCCGGAAGCGGCGCTGGCCGCCGTGCGCGAACTCAACGCCAGCGGCACGCGCCATATTCACGCGCTGCAATGGTCGCTGAAAGCCGAGCAGCAGGCGAAGAACTGGCCGGAAGTGCTGCGCCTCGTGCGTTCGCTCGACAAGCACCGCGCCCTGCATCCGGCCCTGTCGTCGCGCCTGCGCGAACTGGCTTACGACCATTTGCTGTCCGACCCGTCGCATGACGCCGAATCCTTGCTGCGCGTATGGTCGACCGTGCCAAGCGCCGACCGGGTCAAGCCGTATATCGCCTGCCGCGCCGCCACGGCCCTGAATGCGCGCGGCCTGCATGACGAAGCGCGCCTCGTGTGCGAAGAGTCGCTGGCCGCCGACTGGGACGAGCGCGTCGTGCGCGCCTACCGCGAAGCGGCGGCCCCGAGCGGCACGCCGGCCTTGCTGCTGCAGATCGAGCATTGCGAGCAATGGCTGAAACAGCGTCCGCTCGATGCGGAACTGGCGCTGACCCTCGGTACCTTGTGCCTCAAGCAAAAACTGTGGGGCAAGGCCCAGCGCCACCTGGAGCAGGCTTTGTCGGACGCGAACGAGCCGCAGATGGTGCGCGACGCCCACCTGAAGCTGGCGCAGATGCACGATGCCTTGCAGCAGACGGAACAGGCCGCCGCCCATTACCGGCAGTGCGCGCTGGCCACCATCCTGTAA
- the hemC gene encoding hydroxymethylbilane synthase gives MKASELTQNIPSRLVIATRESRLAMWQAEHVRARLAALYPQCSVEILGMTTRGDQILDRALSKVGGKGLFVKELEVAMEEGRADLAVHSLKDVPMELPAGFALAAILEREDPRDAFVSNDYASLAELPHGAVVGTSSLRRQSLIAARYPHLTILPLRGNLDTRLGKLDRGDYAAIILAAAGLKRLGLASRIRAVLAPEDSLPAAGQGAMAIEVRAGRADGVDMTALLAPLNHIDTAQAVTAERKVSKIFGGSCQIPLAAFATVEGDSMRLRAMVATPDGARMASAEFEGPASAPELLGEQVAELLRAQDAAGILASCVITPDNHEGLAPHA, from the coding sequence TTGAAAGCATCCGAATTGACCCAAAATATTCCTTCCCGCCTGGTGATCGCCACGCGCGAGAGCCGCCTTGCCATGTGGCAAGCCGAACACGTGCGTGCGCGCCTGGCCGCCCTGTATCCGCAGTGTAGCGTTGAAATTCTCGGCATGACCACACGCGGCGACCAGATTCTGGACCGCGCCCTGTCCAAGGTAGGCGGCAAGGGCCTGTTCGTCAAGGAACTGGAAGTGGCGATGGAAGAGGGCCGCGCCGACCTGGCCGTGCATTCGCTCAAAGACGTGCCGATGGAGTTGCCGGCAGGCTTTGCCCTGGCCGCCATCCTCGAGCGCGAAGACCCGCGCGACGCGTTCGTGTCCAACGATTACGCCAGCCTGGCCGAGCTGCCGCACGGCGCCGTCGTCGGCACCAGCAGCCTGCGCCGCCAGTCGCTGATCGCCGCGCGCTACCCGCACCTGACGATTCTGCCCCTGCGCGGCAACCTCGACACGCGCTTGGGCAAGCTGGACCGTGGCGATTACGCCGCCATCATCCTGGCCGCCGCCGGCCTGAAACGCCTGGGCCTGGCGTCGCGCATCCGCGCCGTGCTGGCGCCGGAAGACAGCCTGCCTGCCGCCGGCCAGGGCGCGATGGCGATCGAGGTGCGCGCCGGTCGCGCCGACGGCGTCGACATGACGGCCCTGCTGGCGCCGCTGAACCATATTGATACGGCGCAAGCCGTCACGGCCGAGCGCAAGGTGTCGAAGATTTTCGGCGGCAGCTGCCAGATTCCGCTGGCCGCGTTTGCCACTGTCGAAGGCGACAGCATGCGCTTGCGCGCCATGGTCGCCACGCCGGACGGCGCGCGCATGGCCAGCGCCGAGTTCGAAGGCCCGGCCAGCGCGCCGGAGCTGCTGGGCGAACAGGTGGCCGAACTGCTGCGCGCACAGGATGCCGCCGGTATCCTCGCCTCGTGCGTCATTACGCCCGACAACCATGAAGGCCTGGCGCCGCATGCCTGA
- the ppc gene encoding phosphoenolpyruvate carboxylase, giving the protein MPNDAVAPEIVPAAGSDKDAPLKEDIRLLGRLLGDVLREQEGDAVFNVVETIRQTSVRFRREADADAALELDAMLKELSREQTISVVRAFSYFSHLANIAEDQHHIRRRRAHLLAGSPAQKGSVSFALKKLRAAGVPRKTVDTFFQDALIAPVLTAHPTEVQRKSILDAEHDIARLLAERDLPQTPKERQANMQLLRSRVATLWQTRMLRYSKLTVADEIENALSYYRITFLRELPGLYDDIEEDIAAEYPNGNGTIEPINAAYVQMGSWIGGDRDGNPNVNAGTMQHALARHATTILDFYLDEVHALGAELSVSTLMVGVSAELQALADQSPDASPHRSDEPYRRALIGIYARLAATARALGATNILRKEVGAAAAYPDAAAFVADLRTIVASLESHHGAALVRPRLATLARAADIFGFHLASLDMRQTSDVHERVLADLFAKSGVAADYTTLSEEDKQALLLNELAQPRLLYSPYIAYATETDSELAILRAARDIRQRYGARAIRNYIISHTETVSDLLEVLLLQKETGLLRTDWQAGGDGDSTCELMVIPLFETIPDLQRAAGIMSQLMALPLVKQLIAKQGQLQEVMLGYSDSNKDGGFLTSNWELYKAELALVADFQKAGVKLRLFHGRGGTVGRGGGPSYEAILAQPPGTVNGQIRLTEQGEIIASKFSNAEIGRRNLELLVAATLEASLAPQEANPARNGQLAQFEAVMAQLSDLAYHAYRHLVYETPGFTEYFFSATPIAEIAELNLGSRPASRKANQRIEDLRAIPWGFSWGQCRLLLPGWFGFGSAIEAWINDGEPASKDDRIATLRAMYAEWPFFATLLSNMDMVLAKTDLAIASRYAELVADQDLRERIYKRITEEHGNTLRCLELITGNTERLAGNPLLARSIQNRFAYLDPLNHLQVELIKRNRALSSASKVDERVHRGIQLSINGVAAGLRNTG; this is encoded by the coding sequence ATGCCCAATGACGCAGTAGCACCAGAAATAGTCCCGGCGGCCGGCTCCGACAAGGACGCGCCGCTGAAAGAAGATATCCGCCTGCTGGGCCGCCTGCTGGGCGACGTGCTGCGCGAACAGGAAGGCGACGCCGTCTTCAATGTGGTGGAAACCATACGCCAGACTTCCGTGCGCTTCCGCCGCGAAGCGGACGCCGACGCGGCGCTGGAACTCGACGCCATGCTCAAGGAACTGAGCCGCGAACAGACGATTTCCGTCGTGCGCGCGTTTTCCTATTTTTCGCACCTGGCCAACATTGCGGAAGACCAGCATCACATCCGCCGCCGCCGCGCCCACCTGCTGGCTGGTTCCCCGGCGCAAAAGGGCAGCGTCAGCTTCGCACTGAAGAAGCTGCGCGCCGCCGGCGTGCCGCGCAAGACCGTCGACACCTTCTTCCAGGACGCCCTGATCGCGCCCGTGCTGACGGCCCACCCGACGGAAGTGCAGCGCAAGAGCATCCTCGACGCCGAGCACGACATCGCCCGCCTGCTGGCCGAGCGCGACCTGCCGCAGACGCCGAAGGAACGGCAGGCCAACATGCAGCTGCTGCGCTCGCGCGTGGCCACCCTGTGGCAGACGCGCATGCTGCGCTACTCGAAGCTGACAGTCGCTGACGAAATCGAAAACGCCCTGTCCTACTACCGCATCACCTTCCTGCGCGAACTGCCGGGCCTGTACGACGACATCGAGGAAGACATCGCCGCCGAGTACCCGAACGGCAACGGCACGATCGAGCCGATCAATGCCGCCTACGTGCAGATGGGCAGCTGGATCGGCGGCGACCGCGACGGCAACCCCAACGTCAACGCGGGCACCATGCAGCACGCGCTGGCGCGCCACGCCACCACCATCCTCGACTTTTACCTCGACGAAGTGCACGCGCTGGGCGCGGAACTGTCCGTCTCGACCCTGATGGTGGGCGTGAGCGCCGAACTGCAGGCGCTGGCCGACCAGTCGCCGGACGCCTCGCCGCACCGCAGCGACGAACCGTACCGCCGCGCCCTGATCGGCATCTATGCGCGCCTGGCCGCCACGGCCCGCGCGCTGGGCGCCACCAACATCCTGCGCAAGGAAGTGGGCGCGGCCGCGGCGTACCCTGACGCGGCCGCCTTTGTGGCCGACTTGCGCACCATCGTCGCCTCGCTCGAGTCGCACCACGGCGCGGCCCTCGTGCGCCCGCGCCTGGCGACCCTGGCGCGGGCGGCCGACATCTTCGGTTTCCACCTGGCGTCGCTCGACATGCGCCAGACTTCCGACGTGCACGAGCGCGTGCTGGCCGACCTGTTCGCGAAAAGCGGCGTGGCCGCCGACTACACGACCCTGTCCGAGGAAGACAAGCAGGCGCTGCTGCTGAACGAACTGGCCCAGCCGCGCCTGCTGTACTCGCCCTACATCGCCTACGCCACGGAAACGGATTCCGAACTGGCCATCCTGCGCGCGGCGCGCGACATCCGCCAGCGCTACGGCGCGCGGGCCATCCGCAACTACATCATCTCGCACACGGAAACCGTGTCCGACTTGCTGGAAGTACTGCTGCTGCAAAAGGAAACAGGCTTGCTGCGCACCGACTGGCAGGCCGGGGGCGACGGCGACAGCACGTGCGAGCTGATGGTCATCCCCCTGTTCGAGACCATCCCCGACCTGCAGCGCGCGGCCGGCATCATGAGCCAGCTCATGGCCTTGCCGCTGGTCAAGCAATTGATCGCCAAGCAGGGACAGTTGCAGGAAGTCATGCTCGGCTATTCCGATTCGAACAAGGATGGCGGTTTTCTCACGTCGAACTGGGAACTGTACAAGGCGGAACTGGCATTGGTGGCGGATTTCCAGAAGGCAGGCGTCAAGCTGCGCCTGTTCCATGGCCGCGGCGGCACGGTGGGCCGTGGCGGCGGACCCAGCTACGAAGCCATCCTGGCGCAGCCGCCGGGCACCGTCAACGGCCAGATCCGCCTGACGGAGCAGGGCGAAATCATCGCCTCGAAGTTTTCCAACGCGGAAATCGGCCGGCGCAACCTGGAATTGCTGGTCGCCGCCACCCTGGAAGCGAGCCTGGCGCCGCAGGAAGCCAATCCGGCCCGCAACGGCCAGCTGGCGCAATTCGAAGCCGTGATGGCGCAGCTGTCGGACCTCGCCTATCACGCCTACCGCCACCTCGTGTATGAAACGCCGGGCTTTACGGAGTATTTCTTCTCGGCCACGCCGATTGCGGAAATCGCCGAGCTGAACCTCGGTTCGCGCCCCGCCTCGCGCAAGGCCAACCAGCGCATCGAAGACTTGCGCGCCATTCCCTGGGGCTTTTCCTGGGGCCAGTGCCGCTTGCTGCTGCCGGGCTGGTTCGGCTTCGGCAGCGCCATCGAAGCGTGGATCAACGATGGCGAGCCAGCGTCGAAGGATGACAGGATCGCCACCCTGCGCGCCATGTACGCCGAATGGCCGTTCTTTGCCACCCTGCTGTCGAACATGGACATGGTGCTGGCCAAGACGGACCTGGCCATCGCGTCGCGCTACGCGGAACTGGTGGCGGACCAGGACTTGCGCGAACGCATCTACAAGCGCATCACGGAAGAGCATGGCAACACCTTGCGCTGCCTGGAGCTGATCACCGGCAATACCGAGCGCCTGGCGGGCAATCCGCTGCTGGCCCGCTCGATCCAGAACCGCTTCGCCTACCTCGACCCGCTGAACCATTTGCAGGTGGAATTGATCAAGCGCAACCGCGCCCTGTCCAGCGCCAGTAAAGTCGATGAACGGGTGCACCGCGGCATCCAGCTGTCGATCAACGGCGTGGCGGCAGGCTTGCGCAACACGGGCTGA
- a CDS encoding PAS domain-containing sensor histidine kinase, translating to MSKWSIETLSTACAALVLVVLGWLAGAAWQELDSWEHIWLLLLLAAAAGTAMWLMRKLRAHLASTRLQLDASTMRYRHLSETAQDGMWQTDAQGTILHLNQRLCDMLDMPAEKLLGHKMSEFYDEATLLRLCPLRQTATDSCMGELQYRHSDGSERWAMISGRRLYDQQGTLTGALVLASDITEQKRAEHALSVAHAELESRVALRTAQLLDVNLQLSAEIAMRAQTEAALARSEERLQDIISMMPLSLFLKDADSRIVLMNQACEQQWGVHQQDIAEGRDLQHFPSDQNVGFHAADQEAFASRKVVIREELVWNAQLQENRLLQTHKKPIFDAEGRPQMIIAMAIDITDSKRNEENLERTLAQLRELSDHQQTIKEEERRRIALDIHDDLGQNLMVLRIDVSLLHARTAKTHPRLHRHAQRVLDTIDTTIRSVRTIINDLHPSTLELGLGPAAEWLLRQMESRGAIRYRLTLDSEVPDLGLDQRQTSAIFRVLQESLSNIVRHAQASEVEVALEQDADSIILRISDNGIGMQPGDDGKRAAFGLKSIRERVHALGGELRIDSQAGRGTVLTIYLPHAARRAMPAMPEHKHYQKQ from the coding sequence ATGAGCAAATGGTCGATTGAAACGCTGAGTACGGCATGCGCCGCCCTCGTCCTGGTGGTGCTGGGCTGGCTGGCCGGCGCGGCCTGGCAGGAGCTCGACTCCTGGGAACATATCTGGCTGTTGCTGCTGCTGGCGGCAGCCGCCGGCACGGCCATGTGGCTGATGCGCAAGCTGCGCGCCCACCTCGCCAGCACGCGCTTGCAGCTCGATGCCAGCACCATGCGCTACCGCCACCTGAGCGAGACGGCGCAGGACGGCATGTGGCAAACGGATGCGCAAGGCACGATATTGCATCTCAACCAGCGCCTGTGCGACATGCTCGATATGCCTGCGGAAAAGCTGCTGGGCCATAAAATGAGCGAATTCTACGATGAGGCGACCTTGCTGCGCCTGTGTCCGCTGCGCCAGACAGCCACGGATAGCTGCATGGGAGAACTGCAATACCGGCACAGCGACGGTTCGGAACGCTGGGCGATGATCAGCGGCCGCCGCCTGTACGACCAACAGGGCACGCTGACGGGCGCGCTCGTGCTGGCCAGCGACATCACCGAACAAAAGCGGGCCGAACATGCATTGAGCGTCGCCCATGCGGAACTGGAAAGCCGCGTGGCCCTGCGCACGGCCCAGCTGCTCGACGTCAATCTCCAGCTATCGGCGGAAATCGCCATGCGCGCGCAAACGGAAGCGGCCCTGGCGCGCAGCGAAGAACGGCTGCAGGACATCATCTCCATGATGCCCCTGTCGCTGTTCCTGAAAGATGCCGATTCGCGCATCGTGCTGATGAACCAGGCCTGCGAGCAGCAATGGGGCGTGCACCAGCAGGACATTGCCGAAGGGCGCGACTTGCAGCATTTCCCCAGCGACCAGAACGTGGGCTTCCACGCGGCGGACCAGGAAGCGTTTGCCAGCCGCAAGGTGGTGATACGCGAAGAACTGGTATGGAATGCGCAGCTGCAGGAAAATCGCCTGCTGCAGACGCACAAGAAACCCATCTTCGATGCCGAAGGGCGGCCGCAGATGATCATCGCCATGGCCATCGACATCACCGACAGCAAGCGCAACGAGGAAAACCTGGAACGCACCCTGGCCCAGCTGCGCGAACTGAGCGACCACCAGCAAACGATCAAGGAAGAGGAACGCCGGCGCATCGCGCTCGACATTCATGACGACCTGGGCCAGAACCTGATGGTGCTGCGCATCGATGTGTCGCTGCTGCACGCGCGCACGGCCAAGACCCATCCGCGCCTGCACCGCCACGCGCAGCGCGTGCTCGACACCATCGACACCACCATCCGCTCGGTGCGCACCATCATCAATGACCTGCATCCCAGCACCCTCGAACTGGGACTGGGTCCGGCGGCCGAATGGCTGCTCCGCCAGATGGAAAGCCGCGGCGCCATCCGCTACCGGCTCACGCTCGACAGCGAGGTGCCGGACCTGGGCCTCGATCAGCGCCAGACCTCGGCCATCTTCCGCGTGCTGCAGGAATCGCTGTCGAACATCGTGCGCCACGCCCAGGCCAGCGAAGTGGAGGTGGCGCTGGAGCAAGATGCGGATTCCATCATCCTGCGCATCAGCGACAACGGCATCGGCATGCAGCCGGGCGACGACGGCAAGCGGGCCGCCTTCGGCCTGAAAAGCATACGCGAACGTGTCCACGCGCTGGGCGGCGAACTGCGCATCGACAGCCAGGCGGGCCGGGGCACGGTGCTGACCATCTACCTGCCCCACGCCGCCAGACGCGCCATGCCGGCCATGCCAGAACACAAACATTACCAAAAACAGTAG
- a CDS encoding HAF repeat-containing protein has protein sequence MLTRFSRLPAPLLGLCLLAAVSSASATIYAERGFGERDGNGSIASDLNPAGLVAGIIMEEEGRRRAVTYQHGRLRELGTLGGDEGFTKAINIHGAVVGSAQTASGAWHAFRYDAAGGMRDLGTLGGTSSYATAIAQGGQVAGYADTSGGDFHAFVTKADHSLQDLGTLGGASSYASGLNSHGVVVGTAQRGDGYRRAFVYHPGAGMQEIGTLPGGRISSATAINDAGLIVGASETEKRRWHAFAWDGKRMLDLGALIGQGDSYATAVNAAGHVVGSVNINGFEPMTFVYKEGVMTVRRRDDGLYLTNKITDAGLVVGAVYTGHKFQAFAVPSQASPPPPRRNPLDWFFLTVIAAACGAALFRARRHVRAGLLGQRTHFL, from the coding sequence ATGCTGACACGGTTCTCCCGCCTCCCCGCCCCATTGCTCGGCCTGTGCCTGCTGGCCGCCGTTTCCAGCGCCAGCGCCACCATCTATGCCGAACGGGGCTTTGGAGAAAGGGATGGCAACGGCAGCATCGCATCCGACCTGAACCCGGCTGGCCTGGTGGCCGGCATCATCATGGAAGAGGAAGGACGGCGCCGCGCCGTGACGTATCAGCATGGCCGCCTCCGCGAGCTGGGCACCCTGGGCGGCGATGAAGGTTTTACCAAGGCCATCAATATCCATGGCGCGGTGGTCGGTTCGGCGCAAACGGCCAGCGGCGCCTGGCACGCCTTCCGCTACGACGCGGCGGGCGGCATGCGCGACCTGGGCACCCTGGGCGGTACCAGCAGCTATGCCACGGCCATCGCACAAGGCGGCCAGGTGGCCGGCTATGCCGACACGAGCGGCGGCGATTTCCACGCCTTTGTGACAAAAGCCGACCACAGCCTGCAAGACCTGGGCACCCTGGGCGGCGCCAGCAGCTATGCCAGCGGCCTGAACAGCCATGGCGTGGTGGTGGGCACGGCCCAGCGCGGCGATGGCTACCGCCGCGCCTTCGTCTACCACCCCGGCGCGGGCATGCAGGAAATCGGCACTCTGCCCGGCGGGCGCATCAGCTCGGCCACCGCCATCAATGACGCGGGCCTGATCGTGGGCGCCTCGGAAACGGAAAAACGCCGCTGGCACGCGTTTGCCTGGGATGGCAAGCGCATGCTGGACCTGGGCGCCCTGATCGGCCAGGGCGACAGCTACGCCACGGCCGTCAACGCGGCCGGGCACGTCGTCGGCAGCGTCAACATCAACGGTTTTGAACCGATGACCTTTGTCTACAAGGAAGGCGTGATGACGGTACGCCGCCGCGACGACGGCCTGTATCTGACCAACAAGATCACGGACGCCGGCCTGGTGGTGGGCGCCGTCTACACAGGGCATAAATTCCAGGCCTTCGCCGTGCCCTCGCAAGCATCGCCGCCGCCGCCGCGCCGCAACCCGCTGGACTGGTTCTTCCTGACCGTCATCGCCGCCGCCTGCGGCGCGGCCCTGTTCCGCGCGCGCCGGCACGTGCGCGCCGGCCTGCTGGGACAGCGCACGCATTTTCTGTAA